Proteins encoded together in one Calditrichota bacterium window:
- a CDS encoding NAD(+)/NADH kinase: protein MILGIMGNSAKPRFVPIVSSFILLLKERGIKFVYDEENRESIYVDPAELIEHEKVAEVADLVLSFGGDGTLLHTAAAVAPHHKPILGINLGPGLGYLTDLDSLHLHRRLDDILNQNYEIEERMMIQATVEGESAVYHALNDFVIGQHQVSRTQSFEVFIDGTPASTYRADGLIVASPTGSTAYSLSAGGPIIEPTLHSIIVTPVCPHTLTMRPLALAENRTVAIRSMGDGILTADGEQVKALNVGQQVVVKKSPMTTKLVNIMRRDFYEVLRDKLNWGAAPENA from the coding sequence ATGATTCTCGGCATTATGGGAAATTCCGCCAAACCGCGCTTCGTGCCCATTGTCTCAAGCTTCATTCTGCTGCTCAAAGAGCGCGGGATCAAGTTTGTCTACGACGAGGAAAACCGGGAGTCAATCTACGTCGATCCAGCGGAACTGATTGAACACGAAAAGGTCGCCGAAGTCGCGGACCTCGTGCTCAGTTTCGGAGGAGACGGGACTCTCTTGCATACCGCGGCTGCGGTCGCACCGCATCATAAGCCGATTCTCGGTATCAACCTCGGTCCCGGACTTGGCTATCTGACGGATCTTGACAGCCTCCATTTGCATCGGCGGCTTGACGATATCCTGAATCAAAACTACGAAATCGAAGAACGCATGATGATTCAGGCGACCGTCGAAGGGGAGTCCGCCGTCTATCACGCACTGAACGATTTCGTCATTGGTCAGCATCAGGTTTCGCGTACCCAATCCTTCGAAGTCTTTATCGACGGCACTCCGGCGTCGACCTATCGTGCCGACGGACTGATTGTCGCGTCGCCGACGGGCTCCACTGCCTATTCGCTTTCTGCCGGGGGACCAATCATCGAACCTACGCTGCATTCGATCATCGTCACTCCCGTTTGTCCGCATACGTTGACCATGCGCCCCTTGGCACTGGCCGAAAACCGCACGGTCGCCATTCGCTCGATGGGAGATGGAATCTTGACTGCCGACGGCGAACAAGTTAAAGCACTCAATGTCGGACAACAAGTGGTCGTCAAAAAATCTCCGATGACTACCAAGCTGGTCAATATCATGCGCCGCGACTTCTACGAAGTCCTCCGCGACAAACTGAATTGGGGCGCCGCTCCTGAAAATGCCTAA
- the ftsY gene encoding signal recognition particle-docking protein FtsY, with amino-acid sequence MGLFDKLKKALTKTREAITDKLAAVFTPGRKLDRALLQELEDVLLSADVGLETTDFLIEQLKEAGRMAGPDADADALLREQVVKLLKEAEGEGPKFGAPHVILIVGVNGTGKTTSIGKLGKHLTTNEGKSVIYAAADTFRAAAIDQLKIWGERSNIPVIAGEPNGDSAAVAVDALQAAQSRGTDVLIVDTAGRLHNKSNLMQELEKVSRVLNKRSPGAPHEVLMVLDATTGQNGLNQAREFVKTAGVTGLILTKIDGTAKGGVALAIAKTMSLPIRYVGFGEAVDDFDVFDAEKFAMSLLGERAEAQAS; translated from the coding sequence ATGGGACTCTTCGACAAACTCAAGAAAGCGCTCACCAAAACCCGCGAAGCCATCACGGACAAACTTGCGGCCGTCTTCACTCCCGGCCGAAAGCTCGACCGTGCACTTCTGCAGGAACTCGAAGACGTCCTCCTGTCCGCCGACGTCGGGTTAGAAACGACTGACTTTCTGATCGAGCAGCTAAAAGAAGCCGGTCGCATGGCCGGACCCGATGCCGACGCGGACGCACTGCTTCGTGAACAAGTCGTCAAACTCTTGAAAGAAGCTGAAGGCGAAGGTCCGAAATTCGGAGCGCCGCATGTCATTCTCATCGTCGGCGTCAACGGCACGGGAAAAACCACCAGTATCGGTAAACTTGGGAAGCACCTGACCACCAACGAGGGCAAGTCGGTCATCTATGCCGCCGCTGACACCTTCCGCGCCGCCGCAATCGACCAACTGAAAATCTGGGGCGAACGATCCAACATCCCCGTCATCGCCGGCGAACCCAATGGCGACAGTGCTGCCGTGGCCGTCGATGCTTTGCAAGCTGCGCAAAGTCGTGGCACCGACGTGTTGATTGTGGACACTGCCGGTCGCTTGCATAACAAAAGCAATCTGATGCAGGAACTGGAGAAAGTTTCGCGAGTGCTAAATAAGCGCTCACCCGGCGCGCCGCACGAGGTCCTGATGGTCTTGGACGCTACCACCGGACAAAATGGTCTGAACCAAGCCCGCGAGTTTGTCAAAACGGCAGGCGTCACAGGGTTGATTCTCACAAAAATTGACGGCACAGCCAAAGGCGGAGTCGCTCTGGCCATCGCCAAAACCATGAGTCTTCCGATTCGCTACGTCGGTTTTGGCGAAGCGGTCGACGACTTCGATGTTTTCGATGCCGAAAAATTTGCCATGAGTCTCTTGGGCGAAAGGGCGGAGGCCCAGGCAAGCTGA
- the recN gene encoding DNA repair protein RecN: MLARLHIRDFLLVDEVNLEFEPGFTAITGETGAGKSMILGALRVLFGDTLSEQMIREGADRVIVEAEFRLASSAEIEKILDEEYRDAATNILTVRRELSRGGRARGFLQDRPATIDLLKSVGEELMDFHGQRDSLSLFRPSRQLEFLDAFAGSFDQRDAVAASYRKRTEILDKRDALLQEVTERRREQALLSYQLEEIERLGLRAGEDVEITAKLKKLEQAEKLITLANQIAGLLEQDDTCAVSLTGQARQLADEIKRADENFSAIATELADLTARLRDVSSEVGHYAEHTDVDPAELDNLRRRAATLSELRRKHGVDLAQILEQAKRMKDELASLAALEKKLDVCEQDLANADQALLQAAEKLSKTRAAAAPKLASSVTNILKPLGFTKPTFDLKLETGDFKNPSAIARSGADQVQFLFSASAGQSLQPLSEVASGGESSRVTLAIKSAVAERMRYPLLVYDEIDLGISGRVAASVASVLHDLGTEQQVMVVTHLPQIAARAEHHLEVTKSTSRNRTITSARMLLPKERAEAVAALLAGSQISGSALAAADELLNPNNSNK, encoded by the coding sequence ATGCTCGCGCGTCTGCATATCCGCGATTTTCTCCTGGTTGACGAAGTCAATCTTGAGTTCGAACCCGGCTTCACCGCGATTACCGGAGAAACCGGAGCGGGGAAAAGCATGATCCTCGGCGCCCTGCGTGTGCTCTTTGGAGATACGTTGAGCGAACAGATGATTCGCGAAGGCGCCGACCGCGTCATTGTCGAAGCCGAATTCCGACTCGCGTCGTCCGCCGAGATTGAGAAAATTCTCGATGAGGAGTATCGCGATGCCGCGACCAATATCCTCACCGTGCGCCGCGAACTTAGTCGTGGCGGCCGTGCCAGAGGTTTTCTCCAAGATCGACCCGCGACCATCGACCTTCTGAAGTCCGTCGGCGAAGAGCTAATGGACTTCCACGGCCAGCGCGACAGCCTTTCGCTCTTTCGTCCCTCACGGCAATTGGAATTTCTTGACGCATTTGCAGGTTCCTTCGACCAGCGTGATGCGGTCGCCGCTTCCTATCGCAAACGAACCGAAATCCTCGACAAACGGGATGCCCTGCTGCAAGAAGTTACCGAGCGTCGTCGCGAACAAGCGCTTCTGTCCTACCAACTCGAGGAAATCGAACGGCTCGGATTGCGTGCGGGAGAAGACGTCGAGATTACGGCGAAACTCAAGAAATTGGAGCAAGCCGAGAAGCTCATCACTCTCGCCAATCAAATTGCCGGACTGCTCGAGCAGGATGACACCTGCGCCGTTTCTTTGACGGGTCAAGCCCGCCAACTCGCTGATGAAATCAAGCGTGCCGACGAAAACTTCTCGGCGATTGCGACCGAGCTTGCCGATTTGACCGCGCGTTTGCGGGACGTAAGCTCGGAAGTCGGCCACTATGCCGAGCACACCGACGTCGATCCCGCCGAACTCGACAATCTGCGCCGCAGAGCCGCGACCCTCTCCGAGTTGCGCCGCAAACACGGTGTTGACCTTGCCCAGATTCTCGAGCAAGCCAAGCGCATGAAAGACGAACTCGCGTCGCTTGCCGCACTCGAAAAAAAACTCGACGTTTGCGAGCAAGACTTGGCCAATGCAGATCAAGCGCTCCTTCAAGCTGCCGAGAAACTTTCCAAAACTCGTGCTGCTGCCGCGCCTAAACTTGCGTCTTCCGTCACGAATATCCTGAAGCCGTTGGGATTTACCAAACCGACTTTTGACTTGAAACTCGAAACCGGTGATTTCAAAAACCCTTCGGCAATCGCTCGCAGTGGAGCGGATCAAGTCCAGTTTCTCTTTTCTGCGTCCGCCGGACAGTCGCTTCAGCCTCTGTCCGAAGTCGCGTCCGGCGGCGAATCGTCCCGCGTCACGTTGGCGATCAAAAGCGCGGTTGCCGAGCGCATGCGTTATCCGCTCCTCGTTTATGATGAAATCGATCTCGGAATCTCCGGCCGCGTTGCAGCTTCCGTCGCGTCAGTTTTGCATGACTTAGGGACCGAGCAGCAGGTAATGGTGGTGACGCACTTGCCCCAAATTGCCGCACGCGCCGAGCACCACTTGGAAGTTACAAAAAGCACATCCCGCAACCGCACGATCACCTCGGCGCGTATGCTCCTCCCCAAAGAGCGTGCCGAAGCCGTAGCCGCGTTGCTTGCAGGCTCGCAAATCTCCGGCAGTGCCCTTGCTGCTGCTGACGAGCTGCTCAACCCAAATAACTCGAACAAATAG
- a CDS encoding 6,7-dimethyl-8-ribityllumazine synthase yields MLPHLPAGRVVILRSRYHENITGALLNGALAELKEQGISESRIDVVELPGAFELPAAAAKIAKQLSVDAVIALGAVVRGETPHFDFICQACAQGLSRVAEQTGKPVTFGVITANTVEQAFERAGGRVGNKGQEAARAALELFSSLKRWEQQQASGS; encoded by the coding sequence ATGCTGCCGCACCTTCCTGCGGGCCGCGTGGTCATCCTGCGTTCCCGCTATCACGAAAATATCACCGGCGCGCTCTTGAACGGTGCTCTCGCCGAACTGAAAGAGCAAGGCATTTCCGAGTCCCGCATCGACGTCGTCGAGCTACCCGGAGCCTTCGAGCTCCCCGCCGCCGCCGCCAAGATCGCCAAGCAACTCTCCGTCGATGCGGTCATCGCGCTCGGAGCAGTCGTCCGCGGAGAAACACCGCATTTTGATTTTATTTGCCAAGCCTGCGCACAAGGACTCTCCAGAGTCGCGGAACAAACCGGCAAACCGGTCACCTTCGGCGTGATCACGGCCAACACAGTCGAACAAGCCTTCGAGCGTGCGGGCGGCAGAGTCGGCAACAAAGGACAAGAGGCGGCCCGCGCCGCATTGGAACTATTTTCATCTCTGAAACGATGGGAGCAGCAACAAGCATCAGGTTCTTAA
- the dnaE gene encoding DNA polymerase III subunit alpha produces MSADFVHLHNHSEFSLLDGACKVTELVKRAVEYDMPAIALTDHGALHGAVDFYSICKQREIQPIIGCEVYICKDRHDKTGGQKSRGGEYANHLLLLAKDEVGYKNLVKLSSIGYTEGFYYRPRIDAGLLEQHREGLICTSGCMSSEVPSLILSGDDAGAWEKAMWYKDLFGDDFYVEVQRHNLEDEIELNKKLVKLAGKLGSKLIATNDTHYLDRTHAEAHDCLLCIGTGKNVSDSERLKFDTNEFYLKTPQEMAELFSDLPEALLNTREVAEKCNIKLDFSTRHLPHFPLPSGEENETAYLTKLARSGLARRYHEITPELEDRLAYELRIIEQMGFSGYFLIVSDFVRYARSIGVPVGPGRGSAAGSLVCYATGITSLDPMRFDLYFERFLNPERISMPDIDIDFHDEGRAKVIEYVREKYGAESVAQIITFGRLKARAVVRDVGRVLGMSYADMDKLAKKIPDGPQSSLENATENNPELVELLKDREDFRKVWDIGGALEGLCRHSSTHAAGVVITPGPLTDYVPLYRQSDGSITTQFDMNIVDKIGLLKMDFLGLRTLNVIDLCKQMLEKRGVEIEFDALHEQYDDKTYDLLGRGDTTGVFQLESGGMREWLVKLKPNCIDDIVAMVALYRPGPMNMIGDFIDRKHGRTKVAYLHPKLEPILKQTYGVIVYQEQVLRIARDIAGFTLGRADILRKAMGKKKKEEMEKVRKEFIEGCLSHSGLTKKLAEEIYELVRKFSEYGFVKAHAASYAVLAYQTAYLKANFPAEFMASDIASYHGDTKQMPKIINDARRNNVSVLPPDVNQSELNFSVSDGAVRCGLLNIKNIGAAPVESILSAREKDGPFTSFFDMAARVDSRVVNRKVVESLIGAGALDSLPGNRAQFFASIEAFLSYSIEKERERDFGQSSLFGEASGSMTLEPKLPEIPDQSYEEKISREKELLGFYASGHPLDQEREVIESITNASLGDTSELIDQETVRLGGVVTDIRRQVTRKGKPMATATFEDFSGSAEILVFTDALESYIHLLQKDAKLIAVARVTRREDEEPKFIAEEFMTIDEAKAKFAKRLLIHVAPGPNIENTLNALEDLFVHHNGDVEILFSVEQNGEERLIRSRRYRLKTSLDVLSRVRKVIGETNVECLWR; encoded by the coding sequence ATGAGCGCAGACTTCGTACATCTGCATAATCATTCTGAATTCAGTCTGCTGGACGGTGCGTGCAAGGTTACCGAGCTTGTCAAACGCGCCGTCGAGTATGACATGCCCGCGATTGCGCTCACCGATCACGGTGCGCTTCATGGTGCCGTCGATTTCTATTCGATCTGCAAACAGCGCGAGATTCAGCCGATTATCGGATGCGAAGTCTATATCTGCAAGGACCGGCACGACAAAACCGGCGGACAAAAAAGCCGCGGCGGCGAATATGCCAACCACTTGCTTCTGCTTGCCAAAGATGAAGTCGGTTACAAAAACCTTGTCAAGCTCTCGTCCATCGGCTACACCGAAGGCTTTTACTACCGTCCCCGCATTGACGCAGGATTGCTCGAACAGCACCGCGAAGGCCTGATTTGCACCAGCGGCTGCATGTCGTCGGAAGTCCCCTCGCTGATCCTCTCCGGTGACGATGCCGGCGCGTGGGAAAAAGCCATGTGGTACAAAGATCTCTTCGGTGACGACTTTTACGTCGAAGTTCAGCGTCACAATCTCGAAGACGAAATCGAACTGAACAAAAAGCTCGTCAAACTCGCTGGCAAGCTCGGCTCGAAATTGATTGCCACAAACGATACGCATTACCTTGACCGCACGCACGCCGAGGCACACGACTGTCTGCTTTGCATCGGCACGGGCAAAAACGTCTCAGATTCCGAGCGTTTGAAGTTCGATACCAACGAGTTCTATCTCAAGACGCCGCAGGAAATGGCCGAGCTCTTCAGTGACCTGCCGGAAGCGCTGCTCAATACGCGCGAAGTCGCAGAGAAATGTAATATAAAACTCGATTTCTCTACTCGCCATCTGCCGCACTTCCCGCTTCCATCCGGCGAGGAAAACGAAACTGCGTACCTGACCAAACTTGCTCGCTCGGGTCTCGCGCGCCGCTATCACGAAATCACTCCCGAACTTGAAGATCGTCTTGCATATGAGCTGCGTATCATCGAGCAAATGGGCTTCTCCGGCTACTTCCTGATTGTCTCCGATTTTGTTCGCTATGCGCGCTCAATCGGAGTTCCCGTCGGTCCGGGCCGTGGGTCCGCTGCGGGGTCGCTTGTTTGTTATGCGACCGGCATCACAAGTCTCGATCCGATGCGCTTCGATCTCTACTTCGAGCGCTTCCTGAATCCCGAGCGTATTTCGATGCCCGATATCGACATCGACTTTCACGACGAAGGCCGCGCCAAAGTCATCGAATACGTCCGCGAAAAATATGGCGCCGAGTCCGTCGCGCAAATTATCACTTTCGGTCGACTGAAGGCCCGCGCCGTCGTGCGCGACGTCGGACGTGTGCTCGGAATGAGCTATGCCGACATGGACAAGCTCGCCAAAAAAATTCCCGATGGACCGCAGTCGAGCCTTGAAAATGCCACCGAAAACAATCCCGAGCTTGTTGAACTTCTAAAAGACCGCGAAGACTTCCGCAAAGTCTGGGATATCGGCGGTGCGCTCGAAGGTCTCTGCCGCCATTCGTCCACTCACGCGGCAGGTGTCGTCATCACTCCCGGGCCCCTGACCGATTACGTGCCGCTCTACCGTCAATCCGACGGTTCGATCACGACGCAGTTTGACATGAACATCGTCGACAAAATCGGCCTGCTCAAGATGGACTTCTTGGGATTGCGCACGCTGAATGTCATCGATCTGTGCAAACAAATGCTCGAGAAACGCGGCGTCGAAATCGAGTTCGACGCTCTGCACGAACAATACGACGATAAAACTTACGATCTGTTGGGCCGTGGCGATACGACCGGCGTCTTCCAGCTCGAATCCGGCGGTATGCGTGAGTGGTTGGTCAAGCTGAAACCCAACTGCATCGATGACATCGTCGCCATGGTCGCGCTCTATCGTCCCGGACCGATGAACATGATCGGTGATTTTATCGATCGCAAACACGGCCGCACGAAAGTCGCGTATCTCCATCCGAAACTCGAACCCATTCTGAAGCAAACCTACGGCGTCATCGTCTATCAGGAGCAAGTGCTCCGAATTGCGCGCGACATCGCGGGTTTCACACTTGGCCGGGCCGACATCCTGCGCAAGGCGATGGGTAAGAAGAAGAAAGAGGAAATGGAGAAAGTCCGCAAGGAATTCATCGAAGGATGTTTGTCGCACAGCGGACTGACGAAAAAACTCGCCGAGGAAATTTATGAACTCGTGCGCAAATTCTCCGAGTACGGTTTCGTCAAAGCGCACGCTGCGTCGTACGCGGTGCTCGCCTATCAAACGGCCTATTTGAAAGCGAACTTCCCCGCGGAGTTCATGGCCTCTGACATTGCGTCGTATCACGGCGATACGAAGCAAATGCCGAAGATCATCAATGATGCGCGCCGCAACAACGTTTCCGTCTTGCCGCCCGACGTCAACCAATCCGAACTGAATTTCTCGGTCTCGGACGGAGCAGTGCGCTGCGGACTTCTGAATATTAAGAATATCGGCGCGGCTCCAGTTGAGTCGATCCTTTCTGCCCGCGAAAAAGACGGACCGTTCACAAGTTTCTTCGACATGGCCGCCCGCGTCGATTCGCGTGTTGTAAATCGCAAAGTCGTCGAAAGTCTCATCGGCGCCGGTGCACTCGATAGCTTGCCCGGTAACCGCGCACAGTTCTTCGCGTCGATTGAAGCGTTTCTTTCCTATTCAATTGAGAAAGAGCGTGAACGCGATTTCGGTCAGTCGTCGCTCTTCGGAGAAGCGTCCGGCTCCATGACTCTCGAGCCCAAACTTCCCGAAATCCCTGACCAATCCTACGAAGAAAAAATCTCGCGCGAAAAAGAGCTCTTGGGCTTCTATGCGTCCGGTCATCCGCTCGATCAAGAACGGGAGGTGATTGAAAGTATCACCAACGCGTCGCTCGGGGATACGTCTGAGTTGATTGATCAGGAAACTGTCCGGCTTGGCGGAGTCGTCACGGATATCCGCAGACAGGTCACGCGCAAAGGCAAACCGATGGCCACTGCCACGTTCGAGGATTTCTCCGGTTCCGCCGAGATTCTCGTTTTCACGGATGCCCTCGAAAGCTATATTCATTTGCTGCAAAAAGACGCGAAGTTGATCGCCGTCGCGCGTGTCACTCGCCGTGAAGACGAAGAGCCCAAGTTTATCGCCGAAGAGTTCATGACCATTGACGAGGCCAAAGCGAAGTTCGCCAAGCGGCTTCTGATCCACGTCGCGCCGGGTCCAAATATCGAAAACACTCTGAACGCGCTTGAAGATCTT
- the murA gene encoding UDP-N-acetylglucosamine 1-carboxyvinyltransferase, which produces MDSLILRGGRPLEGEIPISGSKNATLPLLAATLLAPGFYRFTNVPRLKDVRTMSNLLRILGAKIDESGHELLIDTSHASHIEAPYDLVKTMRASFYVLGSLLGRHGEARVSLPGGCAWGPRPVDLHLKGMEALGAKIELDQGYVVASAYPLRGATFEFGISSVGASANVLMAAVRAEGVTTLKNIALEPEVTSLALFLNRMGARISGIGSRELKIEGVAHLQPADAEMSPDRIETGSYICAVGMTTGNVKLTNADPMQLSAAIEKAKQAGLEIEVGSDWIRVERSNGKLKPIDVTTDVYPGFPTDLQAPFMAMATLADGVSHITDTIYTDRFTHVAELARLGAQIHMDGNIATITGIPKLKGAPVMSTDLRASVCLVLAGLAAEGETEVKRVYHLDRGYEKIEEKLLRVGADIRRAEGDL; this is translated from the coding sequence GTGGATAGCCTGATTCTTCGCGGCGGACGTCCGCTCGAAGGAGAGATACCAATTTCGGGGTCGAAAAATGCCACGTTGCCGCTCCTCGCGGCCACGCTCCTCGCACCCGGTTTCTATCGCTTCACCAACGTCCCGCGTCTAAAAGACGTGCGTACCATGTCGAATCTTCTCCGTATTCTCGGCGCGAAGATCGACGAGTCGGGTCACGAATTACTGATTGATACCAGTCATGCGTCGCACATCGAAGCGCCGTATGATTTGGTGAAAACGATGCGCGCGAGCTTCTATGTTCTCGGCTCCCTGCTCGGACGTCACGGAGAAGCGCGTGTCTCGCTGCCCGGTGGCTGTGCGTGGGGACCGCGTCCCGTCGACCTTCACCTAAAGGGGATGGAAGCACTCGGAGCCAAAATTGAACTCGATCAAGGCTACGTCGTTGCCTCGGCGTATCCGCTGCGAGGTGCGACCTTCGAGTTCGGTATCTCAAGCGTCGGGGCTTCGGCCAACGTTCTCATGGCCGCCGTGCGAGCCGAAGGCGTCACGACACTGAAGAACATCGCGCTGGAGCCGGAAGTCACGTCGCTTGCGCTCTTCCTGAATCGTATGGGTGCGCGCATCTCCGGCATCGGTTCGCGCGAATTGAAAATCGAAGGCGTCGCGCATTTGCAGCCTGCCGATGCCGAAATGTCACCCGACCGCATCGAAACAGGGTCTTACATCTGTGCCGTCGGCATGACCACGGGAAATGTAAAATTGACCAACGCCGATCCAATGCAGCTTTCTGCCGCTATCGAAAAAGCTAAGCAAGCCGGACTGGAAATTGAAGTCGGTTCCGACTGGATTCGCGTCGAACGCTCTAACGGCAAACTGAAACCTATCGACGTCACTACTGATGTCTATCCCGGTTTTCCCACGGATTTGCAAGCTCCGTTCATGGCTATGGCGACTTTGGCCGACGGCGTCTCCCATATCACAGATACGATTTACACAGACCGCTTCACCCACGTCGCTGAACTGGCAAGGCTCGGTGCCCAGATTCACATGGACGGAAATATTGCTACCATTACCGGAATCCCGAAACTAAAGGGCGCACCCGTTATGTCCACCGACTTGCGGGCGTCAGTCTGTTTGGTGCTGGCAGGACTTGCGGCCGAAGGGGAAACCGAAGTCAAACGCGTCTACCACTTGGATCGCGGCTACGAAAAAATTGAGGAAAAGCTCTTACGTGTCGGCGCGGATATTCGCCGGGCTGAAGGAGACCTATGA
- a CDS encoding exodeoxyribonuclease VII small subunit, giving the protein MTAKAKSAKQDFVEPRNFEDALERLEALVEKLEAGEVSLEESVQAFEEGQKLSVYCQHKLKAAEASLKKLIKESGADAGDDEEE; this is encoded by the coding sequence ATGACCGCTAAAGCAAAATCCGCCAAACAAGATTTCGTCGAACCTAGGAATTTCGAAGATGCGCTCGAACGTCTCGAAGCGCTCGTCGAAAAACTCGAGGCAGGTGAAGTGTCGCTCGAAGAATCCGTCCAAGCCTTCGAAGAAGGCCAGAAACTCTCTGTCTACTGTCAGCATAAGCTGAAGGCTGCCGAAGCGTCGCTCAAAAAACTCATCAAAGAGTCCGGCGCCGATGCCGGGGATGACGAAGAGGAGTAG
- a CDS encoding HU family DNA-binding protein, whose product MGRTVTKQELVDKLADGIGLTRIETQAVVDGFLALVMEAVSGGDRVELRRFGVWKPVLRKGRNVRTPDGLHEVQIPDRTAAVFVPADEFRERMAED is encoded by the coding sequence TTGGGTCGCACAGTGACCAAACAGGAACTGGTCGACAAACTTGCCGATGGCATCGGTCTGACCAGAATCGAAACCCAAGCCGTCGTTGACGGCTTTTTGGCCCTTGTTATGGAAGCCGTCTCCGGCGGCGATCGTGTCGAGCTGCGCAGGTTTGGTGTCTGGAAACCCGTCCTGCGCAAAGGCCGCAACGTGCGCACGCCCGACGGCCTGCACGAAGTTCAAATCCCCGACCGCACCGCCGCGGTCTTTGTCCCAGCCGACGAATTCCGCGAGCGCATGGCCGAAGACTAA
- the xseA gene encoding exodeoxyribonuclease VII large subunit, which translates to MFQAFTPSVDFETTDTPNSADSGRTLSVSEVTREIKRMFRERFEPLWIEGELSGYKLHGSGHHYFTLKDASASMSCAMWRMYTKNLRFTPRDGMLVQAFGQLEVYEPQGKYQLIVYELRLSGEGELQKAFEELKRKLEKEGLFDQARKRELPAFPEKIGLVTSGTGAALRDMQTVAARRWPLTELILKPVRVQAKGAAEEIAAAIDQFSREGKVDVIVAGRGGGSLEDLWPFNEEIVARAIFNSKIPVVSAVGHEIDFTIADFVADLRAPTPSAAMEIVLPDGAEIKRSLLQFERRLARMTVDRIALFRQQLNALTSHWALRQPLQLAQTAAQQLDDLTERLQDSSLAIKDSAQSELDRLVGLLTAVSPSRVLMRGYAVVRGPNGAALRSPAQTKTGELLSIELAEGSLAARVQNTDIPDLFDDR; encoded by the coding sequence GTGTTTCAAGCCTTCACCCCTTCCGTGGATTTCGAGACTACTGACACACCCAACTCCGCAGACTCCGGGCGCACCTTATCCGTCTCCGAAGTCACGCGCGAGATCAAACGGATGTTCCGGGAGCGCTTTGAACCGCTCTGGATCGAAGGCGAACTCTCAGGCTACAAACTTCACGGCAGCGGACACCACTACTTCACGCTGAAAGACGCGTCGGCCTCGATGTCTTGCGCAATGTGGCGCATGTACACGAAGAACCTGCGCTTCACTCCGCGTGACGGAATGCTCGTTCAGGCTTTCGGTCAACTCGAAGTCTACGAACCGCAGGGCAAGTACCAGCTCATCGTCTACGAACTGCGGTTGTCCGGCGAAGGTGAACTGCAAAAGGCCTTCGAAGAACTCAAGCGCAAGCTCGAAAAAGAAGGTCTCTTCGATCAAGCCCGCAAACGTGAGCTTCCCGCTTTTCCAGAGAAAATTGGTTTAGTCACCAGCGGCACGGGTGCCGCATTGCGCGACATGCAAACCGTCGCCGCGCGCCGTTGGCCGTTAACCGAGCTAATCTTGAAACCGGTTCGCGTTCAGGCCAAAGGTGCCGCCGAAGAAATCGCCGCGGCGATTGATCAATTTTCTCGCGAAGGCAAAGTTGACGTGATCGTCGCCGGAAGAGGCGGCGGATCACTCGAGGATCTTTGGCCGTTCAACGAAGAAATAGTCGCCCGCGCGATCTTTAATAGCAAAATTCCCGTGGTCTCCGCGGTCGGACATGAAATCGATTTTACAATCGCCGATTTCGTTGCCGATTTGCGCGCGCCGACTCCTTCAGCCGCTATGGAAATCGTCTTGCCCGACGGAGCCGAAATCAAACGCAGTTTGTTGCAGTTCGAACGCAGGCTCGCGCGCATGACTGTCGACAGAATTGCTCTGTTTCGCCAGCAACTGAATGCCCTGACGTCGCATTGGGCCTTGCGTCAACCGCTGCAGCTTGCGCAAACTGCCGCGCAGCAACTCGACGACTTGACAGAGCGGCTACAGGATAGTTCTCTTGCCATCAAAGACTCCGCGCAATCAGAACTCGACAGGCTTGTGGGTCTCCTGACAGCCGTCTCTCCAAGCCGTGTTCTTATGCGAGGCTACGCTGTCGTTCGCGGTCCAAATGGCGCCGCGTTGCGTTCCCCCGCCCAGACCAAAACAGGAGAACTACTCTCCATCGAACTCGCTGAAGGCAGCCTCGCTGCGCGTGTTCAAAACACCGATATCCCCGATCTCTTCGATGACCGCTAA